A section of the Phaseolus vulgaris cultivar G19833 chromosome 8, P. vulgaris v2.0, whole genome shotgun sequence genome encodes:
- the LOC137826512 gene encoding WAT1-related protein At4g08290-like, with protein MEDISVSKVGNMVNKAKPYVLTVGLQFGMAGTYLFTMASLNHGMSRFVFIVYRNAIAALALAPFALIFERKVRPKMTWTVFAQILVLGFLEPVVDQGFTFLGMQYTSASFASAVMNAVPSVTFVLALILRLERVKMNELRSQAKVVGTMVTFAGALLMTLYKGPQFDLFHHSNTTHQQPGTHSSQNNHSHWVSGTLFICLGCFAWSSFYILQSITVKRYPAELSLASLICLSGALQSAVVALIADHNPRAWAIGFDYTLYGPLYTGIMSSGIAYYIQGLVMQSRGPVFVTSFNPLCMIIVTALGSLLLGEHLYLGSIIGGIIIAVGLYSVVWGKGKDYGDTSSSVGRTAARTKETETMQLPVTSPNNK; from the exons ATGGAAGACATCTCTGTATCCAAAGTTGGCAACATGGTTAATAAGGCCAAGCCATATGTGTTAACTGTGGGCTTGCAATTTGGAATGGCAGGGACATACCTCTTCACCATGGCAAGTCTCAACCATGGAATGAGTCGTTTCGTCTTCATTGTGTATCGCAATGCCATTGCTGCATTggctcttgctccctttgccttgATATTTGAAAG GAAAGTTAGGCCAAAGATGACATGGACTGTCTTCGCACAGATACTAGTACTCGGCTTTCTTGA GCCAGTGGTTGACCAAGGTTTCACTTTCTTGGGGATGCAATACACTTCTGCTTCCTTTGCATCCGCGGTTATGAATGCCGTACCCTCTGTAACCTTTGTTCTTGCACTAATTCTGAGATTAGAGCGGGTAAAAATGAATGAACTACGTAGTCAAGCGAAAGTGGTAGGAACCATGGTCACATTTGCTGGGGCTTTGTTAATGACACTATACAAAGGCCCTCAATTTGACCTATTTCATCACTCAAACACAACTCACCAACAACCTGGAACCCACTCCTCTCAGAATAATCACTCACACTGGGTCTCAGGAACTCTCTTCATTTGCCTCGGTTGCTTTGCTTGGTCTTCCTTCTACATATTGCAG TCCATAACGGTGAAAAGGTACCCTGCGGAACTGTCACTGGCATCGTTGATATGCTTGTCAGGTGCATTGCAAAGCGCTGTGGTTGCTCTGATTGCAGATCACAACCCTCGTGCATGGGCTATCGGTTTCGACTACACCCTCTATGGCCCTCTATACACT GGAATAATGAGTTCAGGAATAGCATATTATATACAAGGGTTGGTAATGCAAAGTAGAGGTCCAGTATTTGTGACATCCTTCAATCCTCTTTGCATGATCATTGTTACTGCTTTGGGCTCCCTTCTTCTTGGAGAACACCTCTACCTGGGAAG CATCATTGGAGGCATCATAATCGCAGTGGGTCTTTACTCTGTGGTGTGGGGTAAAGGCAAGGATTATGGTGACACGTCATCATCAGTAGGAAGAACAGcagcaagaacaaaagaaacaGAAACAATGCAGCTCCCAGTTACCTCACCAAATAACAAATGA